In one Sphingobacterium daejeonense genomic region, the following are encoded:
- a CDS encoding efflux RND transporter permease subunit has product MKITEISIKRPSLIIVLFILLTLGGIFSYSQLGYELIPKFEVNVITIQTVYPGASPSEVESTVTKKIEDAVSSLENIKKLESTSLENVSIVMVTLNDGADVNFLLTDAQRKINAVLNDLPDDVEAPSLNKFSLDDIAIMSLAVTSNQSEKELYDLLDNKIQPIFARISGVAKVDMVGGEEREIQVSVDPEKAEGYGISISQIQNVIAQSNLDFPTGNVSTRENRTTIRLAGKVVDVEELRNLPITTPAGITIFLRDVADVQDGIKEIEKIARLDRKNTILLQVFKQSDANAVEVSKLVKETIETVQTDYKDDDVKILVANDSTDYTLNAANNVMHDLIIAIALVGFIMLFFLHSLRNAAITMVAIPLSLIATFIGLLLMGYTLNLMSLLGLSLVVGILVDDAIVVIENIHRHMEMGKNKVRAAYDGAKEIGFTVSAITLVIVVVFLPIAMSTGLVANILAQFCVTVIISTLLSLLVSFTVVPWLYSRFGKIEHINPKSFIGKIVHGFEAGLTKFTHWITGILEWCLKNWKTKLSTLLIALALFIGSFFLVGLGFIGTDFFPASDKGEFMIQLELEKDASLEKTNFLTQKAESVIESKPEVERIITTVGQSSDGVMSTAGSRYKSEIHVILKDTYTESSKVYSARLKRELENKLVGAKVTAVNMGLMGAEQAPLKLTVIGSDIEDARQFAIKAEEQLRNIPGATGVKLTSEDGNPEIRVQVDRDKMTSLGLNVATVGMTMQTAFSGNTDNKFRAGDNEYDINIRFSESGRADINNVRNLKFINNQGATISLDQFATVSYGSGPTLLERRDKSPAVSVQGSVVGRPMGTVAQEWEAEFSKLERKPGVVYIWGGNMESQQEGFGTLGIALIASVLLVYLVMVALYDSFSTPFVVLFSIPLSFIGALLLLALTNQTLNIFTILGIIMLIGLVAKNAILLVDFANHRKEHGDNTHDALVAANHARLRPILMTTIAMVFGMIPIAMASGDGADTNRGWQL; this is encoded by the coding sequence ATGAAGATTACTGAAATATCGATAAAACGCCCAAGTCTAATTATAGTATTATTTATACTATTGACTTTAGGCGGGATATTCTCATATTCTCAATTAGGATATGAGCTGATACCAAAGTTTGAGGTAAATGTAATTACCATTCAAACAGTGTATCCTGGTGCCTCACCTTCAGAGGTTGAGAGTACTGTAACGAAAAAAATCGAGGATGCTGTATCCTCTTTGGAAAATATTAAGAAACTTGAGTCAACATCGTTAGAGAACGTTTCGATTGTAATGGTAACCTTAAATGATGGTGCCGACGTCAATTTCTTGCTCACCGATGCACAACGGAAGATCAACGCTGTGTTGAATGACCTTCCGGATGACGTGGAAGCGCCATCTCTTAATAAATTCTCATTGGATGATATTGCTATCATGAGTCTAGCGGTTACATCAAACCAATCAGAGAAAGAATTATATGATCTATTGGACAATAAAATCCAACCTATTTTCGCACGTATAAGCGGTGTTGCGAAAGTTGATATGGTTGGGGGTGAAGAACGTGAAATCCAGGTTTCTGTTGACCCTGAAAAGGCTGAAGGATATGGTATTTCTATTTCTCAAATACAGAATGTAATTGCTCAGTCCAATTTAGATTTCCCTACAGGTAATGTGAGCACAAGGGAAAATAGAACAACGATTCGTTTGGCAGGTAAGGTAGTAGATGTAGAAGAGTTAAGAAACCTTCCTATTACGACTCCTGCAGGGATTACAATCTTTTTAAGAGATGTTGCTGATGTTCAGGATGGTATTAAAGAAATTGAAAAAATCGCTCGTTTAGATCGTAAGAATACAATCTTATTGCAGGTATTCAAACAATCAGATGCCAATGCAGTAGAAGTTTCAAAATTAGTGAAAGAAACAATTGAAACGGTTCAAACTGATTATAAAGACGATGATGTAAAAATCTTGGTTGCAAACGACTCAACAGATTATACCTTGAATGCGGCAAATAACGTAATGCATGACTTGATCATTGCGATTGCCCTTGTAGGTTTTATCATGTTGTTCTTCTTGCACAGTTTAAGAAATGCGGCCATTACCATGGTAGCAATTCCACTTTCCTTGATTGCAACCTTTATTGGTCTATTGTTGATGGGCTATACCCTAAACTTGATGTCTTTGTTGGGATTGTCATTGGTTGTGGGTATCCTTGTCGATGATGCTATCGTTGTAATTGAGAATATTCACCGTCACATGGAGATGGGTAAGAATAAAGTTCGTGCAGCCTATGATGGAGCAAAAGAAATTGGATTTACTGTGTCAGCGATTACTTTGGTAATCGTCGTTGTATTCTTGCCAATTGCTATGTCAACAGGGTTGGTTGCCAATATCCTAGCACAGTTCTGTGTTACGGTTATTATCTCGACTTTATTGTCTTTATTAGTATCCTTTACGGTAGTTCCTTGGTTATATTCTCGTTTCGGTAAAATAGAACATATCAATCCAAAATCATTTATTGGAAAAATCGTTCATGGTTTTGAGGCAGGTTTGACCAAGTTTACTCACTGGATTACTGGAATATTAGAATGGTGTTTGAAAAACTGGAAGACTAAGCTTTCGACACTTTTGATTGCATTAGCACTTTTCATAGGTTCATTCTTCTTAGTTGGTTTAGGATTTATCGGAACCGATTTCTTCCCAGCTTCTGATAAAGGTGAATTTATGATTCAGTTGGAATTAGAGAAGGATGCTTCTTTAGAGAAAACAAACTTCTTAACTCAAAAAGCAGAATCTGTAATTGAATCAAAACCTGAAGTAGAGAGAATCATTACTACAGTAGGTCAATCCTCAGATGGGGTAATGTCTACTGCTGGTTCCAGATATAAATCAGAGATTCACGTAATCTTAAAAGATACATATACTGAAAGTTCTAAAGTTTACTCAGCGAGGTTGAAACGTGAATTGGAAAATAAACTAGTAGGAGCTAAGGTTACCGCGGTGAACATGGGTTTAATGGGCGCAGAACAAGCTCCATTAAAATTAACGGTGATAGGTTCAGATATTGAAGATGCTCGTCAATTTGCGATTAAAGCAGAGGAGCAATTGCGCAATATCCCTGGAGCTACAGGTGTTAAGCTTACTTCTGAAGATGGTAACCCTGAGATCCGTGTACAAGTTGACCGTGATAAGATGACATCTTTGGGGCTTAATGTAGCTACTGTTGGTATGACTATGCAGACTGCATTCTCAGGAAATACAGATAATAAATTCCGTGCAGGTGATAATGAGTACGATATCAATATCCGTTTCTCAGAAAGCGGTAGAGCGGACATCAATAACGTAAGAAACCTTAAGTTTATCAACAACCAAGGAGCAACAATTTCATTGGATCAATTTGCCACTGTATCATATGGTTCAGGTCCAACGTTATTGGAACGTCGTGATAAATCACCAGCTGTTTCGGTTCAAGGTTCTGTGGTTGGTAGGCCAATGGGTACTGTAGCTCAGGAATGGGAAGCTGAATTCTCAAAACTTGAGCGTAAACCAGGAGTTGTTTATATCTGGGGTGGTAATATGGAAAGTCAACAAGAAGGTTTTGGTACCTTAGGTATTGCTTTGATCGCTTCTGTATTATTAGTGTACTTGGTTATGGTGGCATTATATGATAGTTTCTCGACTCCTTTTGTCGTGTTATTCTCAATTCCACTATCATTTATCGGAGCCTTGTTATTATTGGCATTGACAAACCAGACTCTGAATATCTTCACTATTCTAGGTATTATTATGTTGATTGGTTTGGTTGCGAAAAATGCAATCTTATTGGTTGACTTTGCTAATCATAGGAAAGAACATGGTGATAATACACATGACGCTTTGGTAGCTGCCAACCATGCTCGTTTGCGCCCAATCTTGATGACTACCATTGCCATGGTGTTTGGTATGATTCCTATTGCAATGGCATCGGGAGATGGTGCGGATACCAACAGAGGTTGGCAATTGTAA
- a CDS encoding efflux RND transporter periplasmic adaptor subunit: MKRTIITLIVILAAGAGIYLILQKNKAKNDADTAAVAEKNAAVAVRIDTAINSDLNLDYLANGTFMPKQEVTVAAETGGRVVRVLVDEGSRVSPGQTLAVVEGDKLNVSVANAQASYDNAQANLQRYENALSTGGVTQQQVDQMRLQFESAKNNLKSAKLTAGDVTIKTSVGGIVNSRKIEPGAYVSPGTPAFDIVNVSTLKLRVNVDEKNVASLRVGQSVKVQVSVYPDKEFSGRITFIAPKSDGSLNFPVEIEMQTILTMNFVPVCMVQQYLEAKVLQAYW; the protein is encoded by the coding sequence ATGAAACGTACAATAATTACCCTAATTGTTATCCTTGCTGCAGGAGCTGGTATCTACCTTATTCTACAGAAAAATAAGGCTAAGAATGATGCAGATACTGCTGCGGTAGCTGAGAAAAATGCTGCTGTTGCTGTTCGTATCGATACTGCTATCAATAGCGATTTAAATTTAGATTATTTAGCCAACGGTACCTTTATGCCTAAGCAAGAAGTAACTGTTGCAGCTGAGACTGGAGGTCGTGTAGTTCGCGTATTAGTGGATGAGGGATCGAGAGTTTCTCCAGGTCAGACCTTGGCTGTCGTAGAAGGAGACAAATTAAATGTAAGTGTTGCAAATGCTCAAGCATCTTATGATAATGCACAAGCGAATTTACAACGTTATGAGAATGCGCTTTCAACAGGTGGTGTTACGCAACAACAAGTTGATCAAATGCGTCTTCAATTTGAAAGTGCCAAAAACAACTTGAAAAGTGCGAAACTAACTGCAGGAGATGTTACTATCAAGACTTCTGTCGGTGGTATCGTGAATTCACGTAAAATTGAGCCAGGAGCATATGTTAGTCCAGGTACGCCTGCATTCGATATAGTCAATGTAAGTACTTTAAAATTAAGAGTAAATGTTGATGAGAAAAACGTTGCTTCTTTGCGCGTTGGTCAATCAGTTAAAGTTCAAGTAAGTGTATATCCAGACAAAGAATTTTCAGGTAGAATCACTTTTATTGCTCCAAAGTCTGATGGTAGTTTGAATTTCCCAGTTGAAATTGAAATGCAAACAATCCTAACAATGAACTTCGTGCCGGTATGTATGGTACAGCAGTATTTGGAGGCCAAGGTACTTCAAGCGTATTGGTAG
- a CDS encoding YihY/virulence factor BrkB family protein gives MEKQESKGFFKDTFNILKNTVMGFMNEDSMKYSASLAYYTIFSLGPILVLMISLAGIFYGEDAIKGKLFGELNELVGLTAARQIQDVIKNLSLSGKSNLAMIVSIITLIIGATNGFWRHAEFYQ, from the coding sequence ATGGAAAAACAAGAAAGCAAAGGATTTTTTAAGGACACCTTCAATATTTTAAAAAATACAGTGATGGGCTTCATGAATGAAGACAGCATGAAATATAGTGCTTCATTAGCTTATTATACTATATTCTCACTTGGCCCAATCCTCGTTCTTATGATTTCCTTAGCTGGTATTTTCTATGGTGAGGATGCGATCAAAGGGAAATTGTTTGGTGAGTTAAACGAACTGGTAGGTCTCACAGCAGCTAGACAAATCCAAGATGTTATTAAAAACCTGAGTTTATCTGGAAAATCCAATCTGGCAATGATAGTGAGTATCATCACATTGATAATTGGTGCCACAAACGGTTTTTGGAGACATGCAGAATTCTATCAATAA
- a CDS encoding TolC family protein codes for MDNNLENTNKTKSVIEGLVTAGIARQIDLDRIIVNINNLQAQRQIVVNALELKENALKFAIGMPIETDIELPAETFNIKAEMAAATTMDLSGRTEIKVLEKQAELLELNRKSMKAAYYPSLSFGGDLGYQGFGSGIPGSNDFNWFATSGLGLNLSIPIFNGGSTKAKINQATIQIKQLEVDIEDARLGLNLANENAKAQIKNSLLTVDANRRNVQLSRDVLDDTQNNYRNGLATLTELLDAENALATAENNLNTSLLNYKIAEIQLIKANGELKSLVNE; via the coding sequence ATCGATAATAACCTGGAGAACACAAATAAAACAAAAAGTGTTATCGAGGGGTTAGTTACGGCGGGAATTGCTCGTCAGATAGATTTGGACAGGATCATTGTAAATATTAATAATCTTCAGGCACAAAGACAGATTGTTGTCAATGCTCTGGAATTAAAGGAAAATGCTTTGAAATTTGCAATCGGGATGCCGATTGAAACTGACATTGAATTGCCAGCTGAGACTTTTAATATCAAAGCTGAAATGGCAGCTGCTACTACAATGGATCTGTCAGGTAGAACTGAAATCAAAGTATTGGAAAAACAAGCTGAGCTACTAGAGTTAAATCGCAAAAGTATGAAAGCAGCTTATTATCCTTCACTATCGTTTGGCGGTGATTTAGGATACCAAGGTTTTGGTAGTGGAATCCCAGGATCAAATGATTTCAATTGGTTTGCTACATCAGGTTTGGGATTAAACTTAAGCATTCCAATTTTTAATGGTGGTTCTACTAAAGCTAAGATAAACCAGGCTACCATTCAGATTAAACAATTAGAAGTTGATATCGAAGATGCGCGCCTAGGATTAAACTTAGCAAATGAGAACGCTAAAGCTCAGATAAAAAACAGTTTGTTGACTGTAGATGCTAACCGCAGAAATGTTCAGTTGTCTAGAGATGTTTTGGATGATACCCAAAATAACTACAGAAATGGTTTAGCAACCTTAACAGAACTATTGGATGCTGAGAATGCATTGGCAACGGCAGAAAATAACCTGAACACATCTTTATTAAACTATAAGATTGCTGAGATTCAGTTGATCAAAGCAAACGGAGAATTAAAATCATTAGTAAACGAATAA
- a CDS encoding TolC family protein — translation MNRTKLMALMVAGMLSGSLLHAQETLTLQEAVKFALENKAEAKKAKLDLENSEYQIDEVRAGALPQVNASANVKYNAIIPSMPIDFGGETQYIKMGQPWNSTAGISVNQQIFNQSLFTGLKAAKTTREFYQINSQLTDESLIEK, via the coding sequence ATGAATAGAACTAAACTTATGGCCCTTATGGTGGCAGGTATGCTGTCAGGATCATTGTTACATGCACAAGAAACCTTAACTCTTCAGGAGGCGGTGAAATTTGCATTAGAGAATAAAGCGGAAGCCAAAAAGGCAAAGCTTGACCTTGAAAATTCTGAGTATCAAATTGACGAGGTTAGGGCAGGAGCATTACCACAAGTCAATGCTTCAGCAAATGTCAAATATAACGCGATCATTCCAAGTATGCCAATTGATTTTGGTGGCGAGACACAGTATATTAAAATGGGTCAGCCTTGGAACTCAACCGCAGGAATTTCCGTAAACCAGCAAATTTTCAATCAATCTTTATTTACAGGATTGAAAGCGGCAAAAACTACACGTGAATTCTATCAGATCAATTCACAGTTGACTGATGAGTCTTTGATTGAAAAGTAG
- a CDS encoding TetR/AcrR family transcriptional regulator — protein sequence MENRKDQIIDAALKRFSQFGFHKTTMNEIADDLRITKANLYYYYPDKSTLIVDVLIKLANDVYAGEKEIVENYSGDLMKTMYEILEYRSEYTRKYYVLHICENLDWIKGLDINEVMQDFYKRDVSLMKVLYQKSVDRGELMMDDIESCACTIVEIQKGLGIIHTISDVITGIPNESNVDMILESQKRALKLIFEARIASNK from the coding sequence ATGGAGAATCGTAAGGATCAAATCATTGACGCAGCGCTAAAGCGCTTCTCACAATTTGGTTTTCACAAAACCACGATGAATGAGATTGCGGATGATCTGCGAATTACTAAAGCAAATTTATATTACTACTATCCAGATAAGTCAACACTTATTGTTGATGTATTAATAAAACTTGCCAATGATGTTTATGCAGGAGAGAAGGAAATTGTGGAGAATTATTCTGGTGATCTCATGAAAACTATGTATGAGATTTTGGAATACCGTTCGGAGTATACTCGTAAATATTATGTTCTGCATATCTGTGAAAATCTGGATTGGATAAAAGGCTTAGATATCAATGAAGTTATGCAGGATTTTTATAAGCGGGATGTTTCCTTAATGAAGGTTTTATATCAAAAGTCTGTTGATCGAGGTGAGTTAATGATGGATGATATTGAATCATGTGCCTGTACCATTGTTGAGATCCAAAAGGGATTGGGCATTATTCATACCATCTCAGATGTAATCACTGGTATTCCGAATGAGTCCAATGTGGATATGATTCTAGAGAGTCAAAAAAGAGCGTTAAAATTAATTTTCGAAGCACGAATAGCTAGCAATAAATAA